In Streptomyces liangshanensis, the DNA window TGCCTGAGGGCCACCAGGCCGCCGCCCTTGTCGCCCTTCTTCGCCACGCCGAACACACACTGCTCGCGGTCGGGGCCCGCCGGGTCGTCGCCCCAGCACTGCATGACCTGGAGGTAGTTGTACGACGGGTAGCCGGTGGTCGGCTTCCCGCCCGTCCAGCTCACCCGTACCCCCTGCGACCGGAGGTCCTTCGTCTGGTCCACCGTCACCTTGAGGTCCGAGAAGTCGTCCAGGGTCCCCTTCCGGCCCTGGACGGTGACCGCCGAGGACGCCCGTTCCTGCTCCGCCGCCCGTGCCTCACCGCCGGGCGGCAGCGGCAGCACCGCGAGGACCAGGGCCCCGAGCAGCGCGCACACGCCGCCGGCCCTGCGCCGATGGGATGCGCGCCCCGTCGCCGCCCGCCCCCTGAGCGCCCGCCCCAGCACCGTTCGCCCCCGCACCGCGCTCCCGCTCATCGCTCGTCCCCTCTGCGCCGCGCCCGTCCGGCCAGCGCGCGGGCCACGACCGGCGGCCCCACGACCACCCCGAGCAGCAGCGCCGCCGAGAGCGCCATCAGCGCGCCGCGCAGGCCCATGGACCCGTCGGACGCCAGGGTGACCGGGGTGCCGACCACGCTCGCGTCGCCCGTCCCGGCCTCGCCGGCCAGTTGCTCGCCCGTGTCGGGGTCGACCGCTCCCCCGGTCCCCGCGCCTCCCGCCGCCGCCCCGCCGGAAGCGTCCGGCGAGCCGCTCGTACCGCTCCCGCCCGCACCGCTCCCGGCGGGGTCGGTCGCGCCGCCCGAGGCGGAACCGCCGCCCGTGGCCGCCGAGTTGCCGCCCCCGGTGGACCCGGAGCCCGAACCGCCGCTCGTACCGGCGGAGTTCGTACCGCCGCCGTTGCCGCCGTTGCCGCGGGCGGCCGGGACGACCGGAGTCTCCTCGCGCGCCGCGCCCGCCGTACCGGTGGAGCACTGCGTGGGGCCCCGCTTGTCGCACTCCTTGGGATAAGGCGCCTTCTTCGCCAGGGTGTTGGAGCCGTCGGAGGAGAAGGTGGGGTTGCGGCAACTGCTGATCCTGATGTCCCCGACCGGGGCGCCCGGGATACGCCGGACCTGGTCGAAGCCCGCCTGCACCAGGTTCATCGGCAGGGGCGAGTAGCCCAGTTCCTCCGCCTGCTGCTGGCCGTCGCAGAGGAAGTAGTTGGCGAAGGTGCCCAGCGACTTGCCCTTGCCGGTGGTGAAACCGAGTTCGGTGGAGGTCGGGACGATCATGTAGCTGTAGCTGGAGAGCGGGTAGGACCTGCGGTCCCGGTTGGCGTAGACGCCGTCGAGGATCTGGGTCAGGTAGTTCGGCGACTGCTTGTTGTCGTTGATACGGGCCTGCTGGAGCGCCACCGCGACACTCGACGAGGTCGGTTCGACGTAATAGCCCTCGCTGTTCAGCATCTTGGCGACCGGGAAGCCCGTCTTGATCGCGTACGAGTACTCCACGTACGTGATCGCGCCCTCGAAGCTGGACTGCTTGGTGAAGCCGGACACACCCAGCGAGCCGGACTTGGCGACGGTCGAGGAGCCGGGGATCACCGGGTAGTACGACGTCATCCCGCACGGGGTGGAGCGGCCGGCCCTGCGGCAGTAGTCGTTCCACAGCGACCCGTGCTTCTTGGCCATCCAGGTCGTGAACTGGGCCGTCGTACCGGAGCCGTCGGAGCGGACCACCGGCACGACGCGGCGGGCCGGGAGGGTGAGGCCGGGGTTGTCGGCCTTGATCTCCGGGGCGTTCCACATGGTGATCCTGCCGGTGAAGAGCTTGGTGATCACCTCGCCGGA includes these proteins:
- a CDS encoding phosphate ABC transporter substrate-binding protein PstS, with the protein product MRPVPLTRTLVLLAALACALAAVRPPAWAASYTKLSGSGSTWSSNALDQWRRNIGANIGLTVNFSASGSSVGREEFKNGVSDFGVSEIPYGLTEGRTTDVPPTKRSYAYMPIVAGGTSFMYNLRIGGKRVTNLRLSGEVITKLFTGRITMWNAPEIKADNPGLTLPARRVVPVVRSDGSGTTAQFTTWMAKKHGSLWNDYCRRAGRSTPCGMTSYYPVIPGSSTVAKSGSLGVSGFTKQSSFEGAITYVEYSYAIKTGFPVAKMLNSEGYYVEPTSSSVAVALQQARINDNKQSPNYLTQILDGVYANRDRRSYPLSSYSYMIVPTSTELGFTTGKGKSLGTFANYFLCDGQQQAEELGYSPLPMNLVQAGFDQVRRIPGAPVGDIRISSCRNPTFSSDGSNTLAKKAPYPKECDKRGPTQCSTGTAGAAREETPVVPAARGNGGNGGGTNSAGTSGGSGSGSTGGGNSAATGGGSASGGATDPAGSGAGGSGTSGSPDASGGAAAGGAGTGGAVDPDTGEQLAGEAGTGDASVVGTPVTLASDGSMGLRGALMALSAALLLGVVVGPPVVARALAGRARRRGDER